A single genomic interval of Streptomyces sp. NBC_01296 harbors:
- a CDS encoding anthrone oxygenase family protein, whose protein sequence is MHDREQTMRRPRTDHEQRRADRQQGETDVDIAGLVSLIAATITTGLMAGLFFAFDVSVMPALGRSDDRTFIAVMQRINVAIVNGWFMIGFLGSLLFTGLALALHLASGAAGAAPPLIGALVAYALQLGVTGRVNIPLNNALDQAGPVERIADPAAVRQAFASRWVPANRWRTLLCTIALGCLAWALVLHGRL, encoded by the coding sequence GTGCATGACCGCGAACAGACCATGCGCAGGCCGCGTACGGACCACGAGCAGCGCCGAGCAGACCGCCAACAGGGGGAAACCGACGTGGACATCGCAGGGCTCGTCTCACTCATCGCCGCGACGATCACGACGGGCCTGATGGCGGGCCTGTTCTTCGCCTTCGACGTCTCGGTGATGCCGGCGCTGGGACGCTCGGACGACCGGACGTTCATCGCGGTCATGCAGCGCATCAACGTCGCCATCGTCAACGGCTGGTTCATGATCGGCTTCCTCGGCTCCCTGCTGTTCACGGGCCTCGCGCTCGCCCTGCACCTCGCCTCCGGGGCAGCCGGGGCGGCGCCGCCGCTGATCGGTGCGCTCGTCGCGTACGCCCTCCAGCTCGGTGTCACCGGCCGGGTCAACATCCCGCTCAACAACGCCCTGGACCAGGCCGGCCCCGTCGAGCGCATCGCCGATCCGGCCGCCGTCCGGCAGGCCTTCGCGTCGCGCTGGGTGCCGGCCAACCGCTGGCGGACGCTGCTGTGCACGATCGCCCTGGGCTGCCTGGCCTGGGCCCTCGTACTGCACGGCCGCCTCTGA
- the gdhA gene encoding NADP-specific glutamate dehydrogenase — translation MHLPSSTHRALPGGTHVKDSKDRLEDLRAEIERRNPAQPEFHQAVREVLETLAPVFAARPEYADPAVALVERLTEPERQILFRVPWQDDRGRVHVNRGYRVEFNSALGPYKGGLRFHPSVDIGVVKFLGFEQIFKNALTGLGIGGGKGGSDFDPHGRSDAEVMRFCQSFMTELHRHIGEHTDVPAGDIGVGGREIGYLFGQYRRITNRWEAGVLTGKGQGWGGSAIRPQATGYGSVLFAAEMLKVRGESLDGLTAVVSGSGNVALYTIEKLQQLGANPLTCSDSKGYVVDDKGIDLALLKQIKEVERGRVSEYAARRGSSARFVPGGRVWEVPADVAFPSATQNELDAQDARTLVAGGVKAVSEGANMPTTPEAVRILQEAGVAFGPGKAANAGGVAVSALEMSQNAGRVAWSAQRVEEELAGIMRSIHAVAYETAERYGAPGDYVTGANIAGFERVADAMLAQGVI, via the coding sequence ATGCACCTGCCGTCGTCTACGCACCGCGCACTCCCTGGAGGGACACACGTGAAGGACTCGAAGGACAGGCTGGAAGACCTGCGGGCCGAGATCGAGCGCCGCAACCCCGCGCAGCCCGAGTTCCACCAGGCGGTACGGGAGGTCCTCGAGACCCTGGCCCCCGTCTTCGCCGCCCGGCCCGAGTACGCCGACCCGGCCGTGGCCCTGGTGGAGCGGCTCACGGAACCCGAGCGGCAGATCCTCTTCCGCGTCCCGTGGCAGGACGACCGGGGCCGCGTCCACGTCAACCGCGGCTACCGCGTCGAGTTCAACAGTGCGCTCGGCCCGTACAAGGGCGGCCTGCGCTTCCACCCGTCGGTGGACATCGGCGTGGTGAAGTTCCTGGGCTTCGAGCAGATCTTCAAGAACGCCCTGACCGGCCTGGGCATCGGCGGCGGCAAGGGCGGCAGCGACTTCGACCCGCACGGCAGGTCGGACGCCGAGGTCATGCGCTTCTGCCAGTCCTTCATGACCGAGCTGCACCGGCACATCGGCGAGCACACCGACGTGCCTGCCGGGGACATCGGCGTCGGCGGCCGCGAGATCGGCTACCTCTTCGGCCAGTACCGGCGCATCACCAACCGCTGGGAGGCCGGCGTCCTGACAGGCAAGGGCCAGGGCTGGGGCGGCTCCGCGATCCGTCCGCAGGCGACCGGCTACGGCAGCGTGCTGTTCGCCGCCGAGATGCTGAAGGTCCGGGGCGAGTCGCTGGACGGGCTGACCGCGGTGGTCTCCGGCTCCGGCAATGTCGCGCTGTACACGATCGAGAAGCTCCAGCAGCTCGGCGCGAACCCGCTGACGTGCTCGGACTCGAAGGGCTACGTCGTCGACGACAAGGGCATCGACCTCGCGCTGCTCAAGCAGATCAAGGAGGTCGAGCGCGGGCGCGTGAGCGAGTACGCGGCCCGGCGCGGGTCCTCGGCGCGGTTCGTGCCCGGCGGGCGGGTCTGGGAGGTGCCGGCGGACGTCGCCTTCCCCTCCGCCACGCAGAACGAACTGGACGCGCAGGACGCCCGTACGCTCGTCGCGGGCGGGGTCAAGGCGGTCTCCGAGGGCGCCAACATGCCGACCACTCCCGAGGCCGTACGGATCCTGCAGGAGGCCGGGGTCGCGTTCGGGCCCGGCAAGGCGGCCAACGCGGGCGGGGTCGCCGTCAGCGCCCTCGAGATGAGCCAGAACGCCGGGCGGGTGGCCTGGAGCGCGCAGCGGGTCGAGGAGGAGCTCGCGGGCATCATGCGCTCGATCCACGCCGTCGCGTACGAGACCGCAGAGCGGTACGGGGCCCCGGGCGACTACGTCACCGGCGCGAACATCGCCGGGTTCGAGCGGGTCGCGGACGCGATGCTGGCGCAGGGCGTCATCTGA
- a CDS encoding AMP-binding protein, with the protein MLTALDGVYGDRKDAIGVAGRTASYEELLGAARAVAADVAGAKAFAVTATASLETVAAMVGGLLAGVPFVPLPPDAGPAEREHILRDSGAVLVDVDFARRSDWNGPAAAPEDPALVLYTSGTTGAPKGVVLTGAALAADLDALAEAWQWSAEDTLVHGLPLFHVHGLVLGVLGALRTGSRLVHTGRPTPEAYAAAGGSLYFGVPTVWSRIAGAPEAAAALSGARLLVSGSAALPAPVFRDLERLTGLRPVERYGMTETLITVSGRAGGEVRPGTVGTPLPGIRTRVAAEPGAEIGELQLTGPTLFAGYLGRPEATAAAYTEDGWFRTGDIAAVDEADGVHRIVGRASIDMIKSGGYRIGAGEIENALLDHPKVSEAAVVGVPDADLGQRIVAFVVAEGVSGAELTEFVAAHLSVHKRPREVRFVPAVPRNAMGKPQKKLLLTGEFGPQAG; encoded by the coding sequence GTGCTGACCGCTTTGGACGGGGTGTACGGCGACCGGAAGGACGCGATCGGCGTTGCGGGGCGGACCGCCTCGTACGAGGAGCTGCTGGGCGCCGCGCGCGCGGTGGCCGCCGACGTGGCCGGGGCGAAGGCCTTCGCGGTGACCGCGACTGCCTCCCTGGAGACCGTCGCCGCCATGGTCGGCGGGCTGCTGGCCGGGGTGCCGTTCGTACCGCTGCCGCCCGATGCCGGGCCCGCCGAGCGCGAGCACATCCTGCGGGACTCCGGGGCGGTGCTCGTGGACGTGGACTTCGCCCGCCGCTCCGACTGGAACGGGCCCGCCGCCGCGCCGGAGGACCCGGCGCTGGTGCTGTACACCTCCGGGACCACGGGCGCGCCCAAGGGCGTGGTGCTGACCGGCGCGGCGCTCGCCGCCGACCTGGACGCGCTCGCCGAAGCCTGGCAGTGGAGCGCCGAGGACACGCTGGTGCACGGTCTGCCGCTGTTCCACGTGCACGGGCTCGTGCTCGGCGTGCTCGGGGCCCTGCGCACCGGCAGCCGCCTCGTGCACACCGGGCGGCCGACGCCCGAGGCGTATGCGGCGGCGGGCGGGAGCCTGTACTTCGGGGTGCCGACCGTGTGGTCCCGCATCGCCGGGGCTCCGGAGGCGGCGGCCGCGCTGTCCGGGGCCCGGCTGCTGGTTTCGGGCAGCGCCGCGCTGCCCGCGCCGGTCTTCCGGGACCTGGAGCGGCTGACCGGGCTGCGGCCCGTGGAGCGGTACGGGATGACGGAGACGCTGATCACCGTCAGCGGGCGTGCGGGCGGCGAGGTCCGCCCCGGTACGGTCGGCACCCCGCTCCCGGGGATACGGACCCGGGTCGCGGCCGAGCCGGGCGCCGAGATCGGGGAACTCCAGCTGACCGGGCCGACGTTGTTCGCGGGATACCTGGGGCGTCCGGAGGCCACGGCGGCCGCGTACACCGAGGACGGGTGGTTCCGTACGGGCGACATCGCGGCCGTGGACGAGGCGGACGGGGTGCACCGGATCGTGGGGCGGGCCTCCATCGACATGATCAAGTCGGGCGGCTACCGGATCGGCGCCGGGGAGATCGAGAACGCGCTGCTGGACCACCCCAAGGTCAGCGAGGCCGCGGTGGTGGGGGTGCCGGATGCGGACCTGGGGCAGCGGATCGTCGCCTTCGTCGTCGCGGAGGGCGTGAGCGGCGCCGAGCTCACGGAGTTCGTCGCCGCGCACCTGTCCGTGCACAAGCGGCCGCGCGAGGTGCGGTTCGTGCCGGCGGTTCCGCGCAACGCGATGGGCAAGCCGCAGAAGAAGCTCCTGCTGACGGGGGAGTTCGGCCCGCAGGCCGGCTGA
- a CDS encoding MarR family transcriptional regulator — MDGIELFLLGRALMKLGEEALPEPPGGSGQYAGSTRSVVIVAGDIAAHPDTTVGETAQRTGLPQSQVSTAVARLREAGSVRTAPDPADRRRTLVRPATTVSDRVAAVRAAGSSKVEEALAKALGSTAAARLPEVTEALELLARHLVREPR, encoded by the coding sequence ATGGATGGAATCGAACTGTTCCTGCTGGGCCGCGCCCTGATGAAGCTCGGTGAGGAAGCCCTGCCCGAACCCCCCGGCGGATCGGGCCAGTACGCGGGCAGCACCCGCTCCGTGGTCATCGTCGCCGGGGACATCGCCGCGCACCCCGACACCACCGTCGGCGAGACGGCCCAGCGCACCGGGCTGCCCCAGAGCCAGGTCTCCACCGCCGTCGCCCGCCTCCGCGAGGCCGGTTCGGTCCGGACGGCCCCTGACCCCGCCGACCGCCGCCGCACGCTGGTCCGCCCGGCCACGACGGTCTCCGACCGCGTGGCCGCTGTCCGGGCCGCGGGCTCCTCCAAGGTCGAGGAAGCCCTCGCGAAGGCCCTCGGCAGCACCGCGGCAGCCCGGCTCCCGGAGGTGACCGAGGCCCTGGAGCTCCTGGCCCGCCACCTGGTCCGGGAACCCCGCTAG
- a CDS encoding alpha/beta fold hydrolase gives MVPHLTDTFRVLTYDRRGLSRSRLEEPGRTTSLAEHAEDVHRLLAVVTDEPALMLGCSMGALIGLHVAARYPGQLSTLVAHEPVAPRLLPAQLRDRHEAELAGLQELYRASGLSGVFPEMARVVGIDPSRQDAEPGLTPQPIDDQRRVNFGYFIEHDLSAVIEDTLDPAELTRTQTRIVPAVGADTPARVFDRRCATELADLLGAEIQTFPGGHNGNTTHPRAYAEKLRSLLATRP, from the coding sequence ATGGTTCCCCATCTCACCGACACCTTCAGGGTCCTGACCTACGACCGCCGCGGTCTCTCCCGCAGCCGGCTCGAGGAGCCCGGGCGGACCACGTCGCTCGCGGAGCACGCCGAGGACGTGCACCGGCTGCTGGCGGTCGTCACCGACGAGCCCGCCCTGATGCTGGGGTGCAGCATGGGCGCCCTGATCGGGCTGCATGTGGCCGCGCGGTATCCGGGACAGCTGAGCACCCTGGTGGCTCACGAGCCGGTGGCCCCGCGGCTGCTGCCGGCGCAGCTGCGGGACCGTCACGAGGCGGAGCTCGCCGGGCTGCAGGAGCTGTACCGGGCGAGCGGGCTCAGCGGGGTGTTTCCGGAGATGGCCCGGGTGGTGGGCATAGACCCCTCCCGGCAGGACGCCGAGCCGGGCCTGACCCCGCAGCCGATCGACGACCAGCGGCGGGTCAACTTCGGCTACTTCATCGAGCACGACCTGTCGGCGGTCATCGAGGACACCCTCGACCCGGCCGAACTGACCCGCACGCAGACCCGGATCGTCCCCGCGGTCGGCGCCGACACGCCGGCCAGGGTGTTCGACCGGCGGTGCGCCACCGAACTGGCGGACCTTCTGGGCGCCGAGATACAGACCTTCCCCGGCGGGCACAACGGGAACACCACGCACCCCAGGGCCTACGCGGAGAAGCTCCGGTCCCTGCTCGCCACGAGGCCTTGA
- a CDS encoding bifunctional DNA primase/polymerase has translation MAAELRVSRSDPRQFTRAATVASRPLTTARWCARQGWPVHPLASGRKTPVGNCDGCRAPGHNRGACDCLRAGRWCHGFHAATLDFERIEQWWGARPELGVGVATGPAGLVVIDIDAHARELPDRERLLPGVGISDTVDLTGLANGFHTLGVLAALRGAASPADDESTLRVRTPSGGLHVWYRNAGGHRWQCSAGSGGSRALAWQVDVRAHGGYIVAPGTVTPAGVYRPVGATRVPAPLPGWLARELERTGHLPSAPSSPAVSGPRPVPPRARQAVIAAGGERGASERVLAGVLAEVAACAAVPEGAAFSEKLNRAAYTAGGLVAAGYVTGAEAARALQEMAERARPGQQRRCSAIISGGIGAGLARPLALGGRV, from the coding sequence ATGGCAGCTGAGCTGCGGGTTTCGCGCAGCGACCCACGGCAGTTCACCAGAGCTGCAACGGTCGCATCGCGGCCTTTGACGACTGCCAGATGGTGTGCGCGTCAGGGGTGGCCGGTTCACCCCCTTGCCTCGGGCCGCAAGACGCCGGTGGGCAACTGCGACGGGTGCCGCGCCCCGGGCCACAACCGGGGGGCGTGCGACTGTCTCCGGGCGGGCCGCTGGTGCCATGGATTCCATGCAGCCACGCTCGACTTCGAACGGATCGAGCAGTGGTGGGGTGCCCGCCCCGAGCTCGGGGTCGGTGTCGCCACCGGCCCCGCAGGCCTGGTCGTCATCGACATCGACGCGCACGCGCGCGAACTCCCCGACCGTGAACGGCTGCTGCCCGGTGTCGGGATATCCGACACGGTCGACCTGACCGGGCTGGCCAACGGCTTCCACACCCTGGGCGTGCTGGCGGCGCTGCGGGGCGCCGCCAGTCCGGCGGACGACGAGTCGACCCTGCGCGTGCGCACGCCCTCCGGGGGCCTGCACGTGTGGTACCGCAACGCCGGAGGCCACCGCTGGCAGTGCTCCGCGGGATCGGGCGGCAGCCGGGCCCTGGCCTGGCAGGTCGACGTACGGGCGCACGGGGGGTACATCGTGGCTCCGGGGACCGTGACCCCGGCGGGCGTCTACCGGCCCGTGGGGGCCACGCGCGTGCCCGCGCCGCTGCCGGGCTGGCTCGCCCGGGAGCTGGAGCGCACCGGGCACCTGCCGTCGGCGCCCTCGTCCCCGGCGGTGTCCGGGCCCCGGCCCGTGCCGCCGCGCGCCCGGCAGGCCGTCATCGCCGCGGGCGGCGAACGCGGGGCTTCGGAGCGGGTCCTGGCGGGGGTCCTCGCCGAGGTCGCCGCCTGCGCAGCCGTACCCGAGGGGGCGGCGTTCTCCGAGAAGCTGAACCGCGCCGCTTACACGGCGGGCGGACTGGTCGCCGCGGGGTACGTCACCGGGGCCGAGGCCGCCCGCGCCCTGCAGGAGATGGCCGAGCGGGCCCGCCCCGGGCAGCAGCGTCGGTGCAGCGCCATCATCAGCGGCGGCATCGGCGCGGGTCTGGCGCGCCCGCTGGCGCTCGGAGGCCGCGTGTGA
- a CDS encoding DNA primase family protein, with the protein MEFGDARGSHAGAAGIAASAGEATADGLLPDTLSDRGNAKLFVKLYNNDYRHVPGIGWFRWDGTRWQIDEDDTVVWAAGDLAESIAAADPRGIHTSAALQQHRRRALSTSGMNAMLTQAKSAPGMVLNAARLDADPYALCTPAGVVDLRTGHIRLAEPTKDFHSRSTSAAPRPMPTPRWNRFLTDTFGEGAEGAQMIDFLQLLLGYSVTGDVGAQVMPFLFGSGKNGKSVLLDVLMKLLGDYADAAPPGFLMARPYEGHPTDLAELHGRRVIVCSEVKPGDRFDEARVKLLTGGDRIKARRMRQDFFSFEPTHKLWLLGNHRPEVGTGGFAFWRRMRLIPFERVVSDDRKIDNLADILVTQEGPGILNWLIEGARRYLGGDKDLTGPERVRIATTAYAETEDHTGRFIGETCRLEPDLRAEQARLYAAYRSWCQNEGAPAISSRAFAARVREVVGLASPKEMILSNQRKYYPGIGLLADEETA; encoded by the coding sequence ATGGAGTTCGGCGATGCCCGGGGCTCCCACGCGGGCGCCGCCGGCATCGCGGCGTCCGCCGGCGAGGCGACGGCGGACGGACTGCTGCCCGACACGCTCAGCGACCGTGGCAACGCCAAACTGTTCGTCAAGCTCTACAACAACGACTACCGCCACGTCCCCGGCATCGGCTGGTTCCGGTGGGACGGCACCCGCTGGCAGATCGACGAGGACGACACGGTCGTATGGGCCGCCGGGGACCTGGCGGAGAGCATCGCCGCCGCCGACCCCCGCGGGATCCACACCTCGGCCGCGCTGCAGCAGCACCGCCGCCGTGCGCTCAGCACCAGCGGGATGAACGCGATGCTCACCCAGGCGAAGTCCGCCCCGGGCATGGTGCTCAACGCGGCCCGGCTGGACGCCGACCCGTACGCGCTGTGCACCCCCGCGGGCGTCGTGGACCTACGCACCGGGCACATACGCCTTGCCGAGCCCACGAAAGACTTCCACTCGCGCTCCACCTCGGCGGCGCCCCGGCCGATGCCCACCCCGCGCTGGAATCGCTTCCTGACCGACACCTTCGGCGAGGGGGCCGAAGGTGCGCAGATGATCGACTTCCTGCAACTGCTCCTCGGCTACTCCGTCACCGGCGACGTGGGTGCGCAGGTCATGCCGTTCCTGTTCGGCTCCGGCAAGAACGGCAAGTCCGTACTGCTGGACGTCCTGATGAAGCTGCTCGGCGACTACGCGGACGCGGCGCCCCCCGGGTTCCTGATGGCCCGCCCGTACGAGGGCCACCCGACCGACCTCGCGGAGCTGCACGGCCGACGGGTGATCGTGTGCAGCGAGGTCAAGCCGGGCGACCGTTTCGACGAGGCCCGCGTCAAGCTGCTCACCGGCGGCGACCGCATCAAGGCGCGCCGGATGCGGCAGGACTTCTTCAGCTTCGAGCCGACGCACAAGCTGTGGCTGCTCGGCAACCACCGCCCCGAAGTGGGCACCGGCGGCTTCGCGTTCTGGCGGCGCATGCGGCTGATCCCGTTCGAGCGGGTCGTCTCCGACGACCGCAAGATCGACAACCTGGCGGACATCCTCGTCACCCAGGAGGGTCCGGGCATCCTCAACTGGCTGATAGAGGGGGCCCGTCGGTACCTCGGCGGCGACAAGGACCTCACGGGCCCCGAGCGGGTCCGCATCGCGACCACGGCGTACGCCGAGACCGAGGACCACACCGGGCGCTTCATCGGCGAGACCTGCCGGCTCGAACCCGACCTGCGGGCGGAGCAGGCCCGGCTCTACGCGGCCTACAGGAGCTGGTGCCAGAATGAGGGGGCCCCGGCGATCTCTTCCCGGGCCTTCGCGGCACGCGTCCGCGAGGTGGTGGGGCTGGCGTCGCCCAAGGAGATGATCCTGTCCAACCAGCGCAAGTACTACCCGGGCATCGGCCTGCTCGCGGACGAGGAGACAGCATGA
- a CDS encoding DUF6009 family protein produces MSALIAEDEIVHEVDLVWLEDISRLDYVRQSLDRLPTRRGRPAYHRDGRMVGYALLGPKAKPSRSSGTFRRRVFWLLPHDRDTAPDGLYARGAPAEAVDARTLGPGIKGRKTERSEGGPMSSAMRELRP; encoded by the coding sequence ATGAGCGCCCTCATCGCAGAGGACGAGATCGTCCACGAAGTGGACCTCGTCTGGCTCGAGGACATCAGCCGGCTCGACTACGTCCGCCAGAGCCTCGACCGGCTGCCGACGCGGCGGGGCAGGCCCGCGTACCACCGCGACGGCCGGATGGTCGGGTACGCCCTGCTGGGGCCGAAGGCCAAGCCGTCGCGCTCCTCCGGCACCTTCCGGCGGCGGGTGTTCTGGCTGCTTCCGCACGACCGGGACACCGCCCCCGACGGGCTGTACGCGCGGGGGGCGCCGGCCGAGGCCGTGGACGCCCGGACGCTGGGGCCGGGCATCAAGGGCCGCAAGACCGAGCGCTCGGAGGGCGGCCCCATGTCCTCGGCGATGCGCGAACTGCGGCCGTAG
- a CDS encoding acyl-CoA dehydrogenase family protein: protein MPAQRGSTKPRPRSATQELTHLLFDRDDRERVHGGWRRLLAGKAFSYLPELTPDERTAVSYERLRLVNSTVDDPAALAHDARLLAGLHEWTGFVDGGLCTMASIHYNLFMGSLLDHDFYGRELSAFTSMQRIGTFLCTELAHGNDVASLQTVAVFDRATDGFILNTPNPGARKFMPNTSLIGGPKSAVVAARLLVDGEDQGIFLFLTPLSDHAGHLPGVTVRQLPHRTGTPVDHCLTSFDHVWLPREAMLEADHGRLDEDGTLTSALGNRRKRFLRSVNRVTAGKLCMSAGTLGMARAALAIAVRYAHHRHVGGPKTGQRIPVVRHRSHHGRLLHSLANAYAMTFLHRTVMDRFVAHQEAEREEVERLVAVAKGWITWQAREITTESRERCGAQGLFPANRISDLPGNIEGGITAEGDNLVIWVKAAAEMVFGHQVGPISSDTRPAAERDLTDLRFLRDLLASVERTWQARARIALRQGPSGDPVGRWNESSGAALEMVSAHASRLAADAFLEAAGQATDPTTRKLLSNLCRLFLLQQLRQHTGDLLAEQRLTVQHVLGLHQTIDAVLAELAPHMMTLVDAFDLPDEYLAEVPIANAGYLDHYQESAAF, encoded by the coding sequence TTGCCTGCTCAGCGGGGCTCGACCAAGCCTCGCCCCAGATCTGCCACCCAAGAGCTGACCCACCTGCTCTTCGACCGCGACGACCGCGAGCGGGTCCACGGGGGCTGGCGGCGACTCCTCGCCGGCAAGGCCTTCTCCTACCTTCCGGAGCTGACTCCGGACGAGCGGACGGCGGTTTCCTACGAGCGTCTGCGTCTGGTCAACAGCACGGTCGACGATCCGGCGGCGCTGGCGCACGACGCCCGGCTGCTGGCCGGGCTCCACGAGTGGACCGGGTTCGTGGACGGGGGCCTGTGCACCATGGCGAGCATCCACTACAACCTCTTCATGGGGAGCCTGCTCGACCACGATTTCTACGGACGGGAACTGTCCGCCTTCACCTCGATGCAGCGCATCGGGACCTTCCTGTGCACCGAGCTGGCACACGGCAACGATGTCGCCTCACTGCAGACCGTCGCCGTCTTCGACCGGGCGACGGACGGCTTCATCCTGAACACACCCAATCCGGGTGCGCGCAAGTTCATGCCCAACACCAGCCTCATCGGCGGTCCGAAGAGCGCCGTGGTCGCGGCTCGGCTCCTGGTCGACGGCGAGGACCAGGGCATCTTCCTGTTCCTGACCCCGCTGAGCGACCACGCCGGGCACCTGCCCGGGGTCACCGTCCGCCAGCTGCCGCACCGCACGGGAACGCCGGTCGACCACTGCCTCACGTCCTTCGACCACGTATGGCTGCCGCGTGAGGCCATGCTGGAGGCCGACCACGGCCGGCTGGACGAGGACGGCACGCTGACCAGCGCGCTGGGAAACCGGCGCAAGCGCTTCCTGCGCTCCGTCAACCGCGTCACCGCGGGCAAGCTCTGCATGAGCGCCGGCACGTTGGGCATGGCACGGGCCGCGCTGGCCATAGCGGTGCGCTATGCGCACCACCGGCACGTCGGCGGCCCGAAGACCGGCCAACGCATCCCGGTAGTCCGCCACCGCAGCCACCACGGCCGGCTGCTGCACTCCCTCGCGAACGCCTACGCCATGACCTTTCTGCACCGGACGGTGATGGACCGCTTCGTCGCGCACCAGGAAGCGGAGCGTGAAGAGGTGGAGCGCCTGGTCGCCGTCGCCAAGGGCTGGATCACCTGGCAGGCGCGGGAGATCACGACCGAGTCCCGCGAACGGTGCGGCGCGCAGGGTCTGTTCCCCGCCAACAGGATCTCGGACCTGCCCGGGAACATCGAGGGCGGGATCACTGCAGAGGGCGACAACCTGGTGATATGGGTGAAGGCCGCCGCCGAGATGGTCTTCGGGCACCAGGTGGGCCCCATCAGCTCGGACACCCGGCCGGCCGCCGAACGCGACCTGACGGACCTGCGCTTCCTGCGCGACTTGCTCGCCTCCGTCGAACGGACCTGGCAGGCACGCGCCCGCATCGCACTGCGCCAGGGCCCCTCCGGGGACCCGGTCGGCCGCTGGAACGAGTCCTCCGGCGCCGCGCTGGAGATGGTCTCGGCCCATGCAAGCAGGCTGGCGGCCGACGCCTTCCTAGAGGCGGCGGGGCAGGCGACCGACCCCACGACCCGCAAGCTGCTCTCGAACCTGTGCAGGCTGTTCCTGCTCCAGCAGCTGCGCCAGCACACCGGTGACCTGCTCGCAGAGCAGCGGCTGACGGTGCAGCACGTACTCGGTCTGCACCAGACGATCGACGCAGTCCTCGCGGAGCTCGCCCCGCACATGATGACGCTCGTGGACGCCTTCGACCTGCCGGACGAGTACCTCGCCGAGGTCCCCATCGCCAACGCGGGCTACCTCGACCACTACCAGGAGAGCGCCGCCTTCTGA
- a CDS encoding ScbR family autoregulator-binding transcription factor, which translates to MARQERAIRTRQKILVAAAELFDEVGYESATISEVLKKSGVTKGALYFHFTSKEELAQAVLAGQVGALPPVPESELFLQQSLDEALVLAHLLHKGDPLVRGSVRLTVDQGTPVDGLDRRIPMQGWNDHNTALLTRAKECGELLPHVDIEATAKMFTGSFTGVQVLSKIMTGHADMVERVTDLMRTLLTAIAMPGVLVRLDFAADRAERVYEAAVRLRAAKAEAASEAA; encoded by the coding sequence ATGGCGCGGCAAGAGCGAGCCATTCGTACACGGCAGAAGATCCTGGTCGCGGCGGCGGAGCTGTTCGACGAGGTCGGCTACGAGTCCGCGACGATCTCCGAAGTGCTCAAGAAATCCGGGGTGACCAAGGGAGCGCTCTACTTCCACTTCACCTCGAAGGAAGAGCTCGCCCAGGCAGTGCTGGCCGGGCAGGTGGGAGCCCTGCCGCCGGTACCGGAGTCGGAACTGTTCCTGCAGCAGAGCTTGGACGAGGCACTGGTCCTCGCCCACCTGCTGCACAAGGGCGACCCATTGGTACGGGGGAGCGTGCGGCTCACTGTGGACCAGGGCACCCCGGTCGACGGCCTGGACCGCCGCATCCCCATGCAGGGCTGGAACGACCACAATACGGCGCTGCTCACCCGTGCGAAGGAGTGCGGGGAACTCCTTCCGCACGTCGACATCGAGGCCACCGCCAAGATGTTCACCGGCAGCTTCACCGGCGTCCAGGTTCTCTCGAAGATCATGACCGGGCACGCGGACATGGTGGAACGGGTGACCGACCTGATGCGGACGCTGCTGACCGCGATCGCCATGCCCGGGGTGCTGGTGCGCCTCGACTTCGCCGCGGACCGCGCGGAGCGCGTGTACGAAGCGGCCGTCAGGCTGCGCGCCGCGAAGGCCGAGGCGGCGTCCGAGGCGGCCTAG